A DNA window from Corallococcus soli contains the following coding sequences:
- a CDS encoding 4a-hydroxytetrahydrobiopterin dehydratase has product MAYDRTLLSPDALQTFLAKHPAWTHEGGMIRRVYEAPSFLEGIAFVEKVARAAEAANHHPDIDIRWRKVTLALVTHDAGGLTFRDTDLATEADRLFTEGTGGR; this is encoded by the coding sequence ATGGCCTACGACCGCACGTTGCTCTCCCCGGATGCGCTCCAGACCTTCCTCGCGAAGCACCCCGCCTGGACGCACGAGGGCGGGATGATCCGCCGCGTCTATGAGGCGCCCTCCTTCCTGGAGGGCATCGCCTTCGTGGAGAAGGTGGCCCGTGCCGCGGAGGCCGCCAACCATCACCCGGACATCGACATCCGGTGGCGCAAGGTGACGCTGGCGCTCGTCACCCACGACGCGGGCGGCCTCACCTTCCGCGACACCGACCTGGCCACCGAAGCGGACCGCCTCTTCACCGAAGGGACCGGCGGGCGGTGA
- the glpK gene encoding glycerol kinase GlpK — translation MAKAKYVLALDQGTTGTHVSILDTRLQVVGRSYKELTQHFPKPSWVEHDLNEIWSTSEWCIARALKDAGLTGKDIAVVGITNQRETTGLWTRDGGEPLGRAIVWQDRRTADICQELKSQGVEPRVREMTGLVLDPYFSGTKLTWLFKHLKGAKKRAEKGDVCFGTMDSWLVYKLTGGVAHVTDVSNASRTLLMDLRSLEWDNELCSLLGVPRACLPEIRGNAEVYGTTRGMKSLPDGVLVAGMAGDQQAALFGQACFTPGESKCTYGTGAFLLMNTGTQPVRSTAGLLTTVAWKLGDTTHYALEGSSFIAGAAVQWLRDGLKVIKRAPDVEALAASVKDSGDVVFVPALAGLGAPHWRPEARGLFAGIDRSTTVAHLARATLEGVALQIHDLADAMRRDSGHDIPTFKADGGAAANNLLMQYQADLLGVPVVRPRNLETTALGAAFLGGLGAGVWTSPDAIRRAWKADRTFKPKMKPDVRARHLEKWKQAVSRA, via the coding sequence ATGGCGAAGGCGAAATACGTCCTGGCCCTGGACCAGGGCACCACCGGAACCCATGTCTCCATCCTCGACACCCGGTTGCAGGTGGTGGGGCGCTCCTACAAGGAGCTCACCCAGCACTTCCCGAAGCCGTCGTGGGTGGAGCACGACCTGAACGAAATCTGGTCCACCAGCGAGTGGTGCATCGCGCGCGCCCTCAAGGACGCGGGCCTCACGGGCAAGGACATCGCCGTGGTGGGCATCACCAACCAGCGCGAGACGACGGGCCTGTGGACCCGCGACGGCGGTGAGCCGCTGGGCCGCGCCATCGTCTGGCAGGACCGCCGCACCGCGGACATCTGCCAGGAGCTCAAGAGCCAGGGCGTGGAGCCCCGCGTGCGGGAGATGACGGGCCTGGTGCTGGACCCGTACTTCTCCGGCACCAAGCTCACCTGGCTCTTCAAGCACCTGAAGGGCGCCAAGAAGCGCGCGGAGAAGGGCGACGTGTGCTTCGGCACCATGGACTCCTGGCTCGTCTACAAGCTCACCGGCGGCGTGGCCCACGTCACCGACGTGTCCAACGCCAGCCGCACCCTGCTCATGGACCTGCGCTCCCTGGAGTGGGACAACGAGCTGTGTTCGCTGCTGGGCGTCCCCCGCGCGTGCCTGCCGGAGATCCGCGGCAACGCGGAGGTGTACGGCACCACGCGCGGCATGAAGAGCCTGCCGGACGGCGTGCTCGTCGCGGGCATGGCGGGGGACCAGCAGGCGGCCCTCTTCGGGCAGGCGTGCTTCACCCCCGGCGAATCCAAGTGCACCTACGGCACCGGCGCCTTCCTGCTGATGAACACCGGCACCCAGCCGGTGCGCTCCACGGCCGGGCTGCTCACCACCGTGGCGTGGAAGCTGGGGGACACCACGCACTACGCGCTGGAGGGCAGCTCCTTCATCGCGGGCGCCGCCGTGCAGTGGCTGCGCGACGGCCTCAAGGTCATCAAGCGCGCCCCGGACGTGGAGGCGCTGGCCGCCAGCGTGAAGGACTCCGGCGACGTCGTCTTCGTGCCGGCGCTCGCGGGCCTGGGCGCGCCGCACTGGCGCCCGGAGGCGCGCGGCCTGTTCGCCGGCATCGACCGCTCCACCACCGTGGCCCACCTGGCGCGCGCGACGCTGGAGGGCGTGGCGCTCCAGATCCACGACCTGGCGGACGCGATGCGCCGCGACAGCGGACACGACATCCCCACGTTCAAGGCGGACGGCGGCGCCGCGGCCAACAACCTGCTCATGCAGTACCAGGCCGACCTGCTGGGTGTGCCGGTGGTGCGCCCCCGCAACCTGGAGACCACCGCCCTCGGCGCGGCCTTCCTGGGCGGCCTGGGCGCCGGGGTGTGGACCAGCCCGGACGCCATCCGTCGCGCGTGGAAGGCGGACCGCACCTTCAAGCCGAAGATGAAGCCCGACGTGCGCGCGCGCCACCTGGAAAAATGGAAGCAGGCGGTTTCGCGCGCGTGA